The DNA window TCATGAGCGCCCTCTCCCGAATGGAGACCGAACTCCAGGGATTTGCCGGCGACTTCATGAACCTGGTGGAGCGAAGGCTTGCGCCCTCGAAATCCAGCCCCACACCATCAAGAGAGGCCGACTGAGATGGGTATGGGAACAGGGCCTGCGCCCAGAAGCGGCAGGCGCAACTATGTCTCCGAGATCAACGTAACTCCCCTCGTGGATGTCATGCTCGTCCTTCTCATCATCTTCATGGTGACCGCCCCCATGATGACCAAGGGCCTCGACGTGAAACTCCCGGAGACCGCGGCCAAGCCCATTCCCCAGAAGAAGGAGCCGGTCATCATCACAGTCCGGGCCGACGGCGCAGTGATCCTCGGCAAGGCCCCGGTGGACCTCGAATCTCTGAAGACGACCCTTGCCCGCATGAAGGAAAAGGGGCAGGCCGAACA is part of the Deltaproteobacteria bacterium genome and encodes:
- the tolR gene encoding protein TolR; this encodes MGTGPAPRSGRRNYVSEINVTPLVDVMLVLLIIFMVTAPMMTKGLDVKLPETAAKPIPQKKEPVIITVRADGAVILGKAPVDLESLKTTLARMKEKGQAEQVLLRADKEVPYGVVAEVIGATREAGIEDLGLVTEPPEDDVQGKPKQK